The nucleotide sequence CTGCGCTCGTGCACTCCAAGGTCGTCTCCAACATCCAGGAGATCCGCGCCCGCGGTGCCCGCGTCATCGTCGTGGCGGAGGAGGGCGACGCCGCGGTGCTGCCCTTCGCGGACGAGGTCATCCACATCCCGCTGGCCGGCCCCATGTTCGAGCCGCTGCTCGCCGTGGTGCCGCTGCAGATCTTCGCGATGGCGCTCGCCACCGCGAAGGGCCTCGATGTGGACCAGCCGCGCAATCTCGCGAAGTCCGTGACGGTGGAGTGACCGCCGACCCACCCCTTTCTGTTCGCCCCACCCCTCTGCGTAAGTATGCAGAGGGGTGGGGCGTTCGTATCGGGGTGGGTGGAGGAAGCGCGAGTAGGCTGAACGCGTGATCATCGGCACCGGCATCGACCTCGTGGACATCCCCCGGTTCGAACGCACGATGACCAGGACGCCGCGGCTGAAGGAACGGCTGTTCGCCCCCTCCGAACGCGACCTGCGACTGCCGTCGCTCGCCGCCCGGTACGCCGCGAAGGAGGCGCTGATCAAGGCACTCGGCGGCTCCGACGGCGTGCACTGGACGGAGATCGAGATCGCCTCCGAAGCCTCCGGGCGCCCGCACTTCGTCCTCTCGGGCTCCACCGCCGCCGTTGTCGAGGAGCGCGGCATCGTCACCCTCCACCTCACCCTCACCCACGATGCCGGCCTCGCCGCCGCTTTCGTCGTCGCCGAAGGAGCCCCGCTGTGACCGTCCCGTTCCGCGAGGCCACGATCGACCTCGATGCGATCGCCGACAACGTCCGGCACTTCCGCCGCCTCACCGGTGTGGAGGTGCTCGTCGTCGTGAAGGCCAACGCCTATGGGCACGGGGCGGCCGCGGCCGCCGTCGCCGCGCTCTCCGCCGGCGCCACGCGCCTCGGGGTGGCCGAGATCCCGGAGGCGCTCGAGCTGCGCCGCCAGGGCGTGCACGCGCCCGTCGTGGCCTGGCTGCATGCGCCGGGGGAGCGGTTCGTCCAGGCGGCGGCCGAGGGGATCGAGCTCGGCATCTCGTCGTACGAGCAGCTGCAGGCCGCCGCCGCGGCGGCCTCCGCCGACCGTCCGGTCGCCGTCCACCTCAAACTCGAGACCGGGCTGTCGCGCAACGGCATCGCCCCGCACGACTGGAGCACGGTCCTCGCCGAAGCCGCACGCCTCGAGCGCATCGGACGGCTCCGCATCGTCGGTCTCTTCAGCCACCTCTCGAACGCCTCGCCCGCGGACGACCGCGCCGCCCTCGCGCGCTTCGAGGAGGGCGTGGGGCAGGCCGCGGCACTCGGTATCCGCCCCGAGATCCGTCACATCGCCGCCACGGCCGCCGCGATCGATCTGCCGGAGACCCGCCTGGACGCCGTCCGCATCGGCATCGGCACCTACGGCCTCTCGCCCTTCGACGACCGCTCATCGGCGGAGCTGGGGCTGCGCCCCGCGATGACCCTGCGGGGTGCGGTGGCCGCGGTGCGTCGCGTCCCCGCCGGCACCGGGGTGTCGTACGACTACGCGCATCGCACCGACACGGAGACCACGCTGGCGCTCGTGCCCCTCGGGTACGCCGATGGAGTGCCCCGCAGTGCCTCGGGGCGGCTGCCCGTCGCGATCGGCGGCCGGCGGTACACGAACGTGGGCCGCATCGCCATGGACCAGTTCGTCGTCGACGTCGGCGACGCCCCCGTCGCAGTCGGAGACGAGGTCACCCTCTTCGGCGACCCGACGCTCGGGGTCCCCTCCGCCGCCGACTGGGCGGAGGCAGCCGGGACCATCGGCTATGAGATCGTCACGCGCATCGGGAACCGCGTGCCGCGGAGGACGACGTGAGCCTGGACCCGGCGTTCCTCGGACGCCGAGACATCGCCACCTCGGAGGAGATGGAGCAGCTCGGCCTGCGCATCGGGGAACAGCTCGAGCCGGGCGACCTGCTGATCCTCACGGGGCCCCTGGGGGCGGGCAAGACCACGTTCACCCGGGGACTGGCCGAGGGACTGGGCGTGCGAGGACCGGTGCAGAGCCCGACGTTCGTCATCGCCCGCACGCATCCGTCCCTGGTGGGCCGGGCCCCGCTGGTGCACGTCGACGCCTACCGCCTCGGCTCGGCCGCCGAGCTGGATGATCTCGACCTCGATCTCGACCGGTCGGTCGTCGTGGTGGAGTGGGGCCGCGGCATGGCGGAGGACCTCGCCGACGCCTGGTGGGACATCGAGATCGAACGTCCCGTCGGAGCGGGCGACGACGACCTCGATCCCGCCGAACTGGACGCCGACGCCCCGCGCTCCGTCACGATCACCCGCGAGGAGCGCTCGTGAGCGCCGAGGAGGCGGCGCCCCTCGTCGCCGTCATCATCGAGGACGACCCCGGCGTGCAGTCGCTTCTCGATGAGGTGTTCCTCGCCGCCGGCTTCCGCACGGTGCTGGCGGGCTCCGGCTCGGAAGGCCTCGACGCCATCGCGACCCACCGTCCGATCATCACCACGCTCGACATCAACCTCCCCGGCATCGACGGCTTCGAGGTGGCGCGCCGCATCCGCCAGGTGAGCGACACCTTCATCATCATGCTCTCCGCGCTGGCCGAGGAGTCCGACGTGGTGCTGGGCCTGACCTCCGGCGCGGACGAATACCTCGTGAAGCCCTTCCGCCCGCGGGAGCTCCGCGCGCGGATCGAGGCGCTCCTGCG is from Microbacterium sp. BLY and encodes:
- a CDS encoding holo-ACP synthase produces the protein MIIGTGIDLVDIPRFERTMTRTPRLKERLFAPSERDLRLPSLAARYAAKEALIKALGGSDGVHWTEIEIASEASGRPHFVLSGSTAAVVEERGIVTLHLTLTHDAGLAAAFVVAEGAPL
- the alr gene encoding alanine racemase produces the protein MTVPFREATIDLDAIADNVRHFRRLTGVEVLVVVKANAYGHGAAAAAVAALSAGATRLGVAEIPEALELRRQGVHAPVVAWLHAPGERFVQAAAEGIELGISSYEQLQAAAAAASADRPVAVHLKLETGLSRNGIAPHDWSTVLAEAARLERIGRLRIVGLFSHLSNASPADDRAALARFEEGVGQAAALGIRPEIRHIAATAAAIDLPETRLDAVRIGIGTYGLSPFDDRSSAELGLRPAMTLRGAVAAVRRVPAGTGVSYDYAHRTDTETTLALVPLGYADGVPRSASGRLPVAIGGRRYTNVGRIAMDQFVVDVGDAPVAVGDEVTLFGDPTLGVPSAADWAEAAGTIGYEIVTRIGNRVPRRTT
- the tsaE gene encoding tRNA (adenosine(37)-N6)-threonylcarbamoyltransferase complex ATPase subunit type 1 TsaE, which produces MSLDPAFLGRRDIATSEEMEQLGLRIGEQLEPGDLLILTGPLGAGKTTFTRGLAEGLGVRGPVQSPTFVIARTHPSLVGRAPLVHVDAYRLGSAAELDDLDLDLDRSVVVVEWGRGMAEDLADAWWDIEIERPVGAGDDDLDPAELDADAPRSVTITREERS